From Pseudoalteromonas rubra, one genomic window encodes:
- a CDS encoding choice-of-anchor I family protein: MKKTLISLTLLGLLSGCSLDGDDGQAGKQGLQGETGQAGTAGEKGDKGDAGAQGETGAQGETGARMTGDLSAQLVGRAVLNVASPEGAAEIVAYHSTSQRIFALDSSGDRPQVAVISAAQLDADKLNKDNQGVITNTNLTVTETIAVSDVVAADANSLTIHGDLLAVAMARGTGETGFVLVYDIAAQTPQLLKSVEVGYLPDMVTFNQDGSKILVANEGEPADDYSVDPQGSIAIIEVNNGQVADQATLLGFEAFNDQQSELQAQGVVFANPTGRTIKGQAINTSVAMDLEPEYVTVSKDNRYAYVSLQENNALAIVDLSDNSLTIKGLGYKDWGKWTLDASDKDGGINLRSYPGLYGMYQPDTIASYQWQGANFIVTANEGDGREYFFPAADEAECTANGGLEFDEDDGCLAYTDEIRAKNLTLADNFAYINNDNDDLGRLKVSTVIGDQDNDGQYEKLYTYGARSFSIWDQRGAQVFDSGDEIVRITTALHGEQFNNDEDANEGDTRSDAKGAEPEALTLGQIGERTYAFVGLERMGSILIYDVTNPFNVTFTTYLINRGLEEGADISGDLAPEGMTFVSAEHSPTNTPLLIVGNEISGSIAVWSLTQK; this comes from the coding sequence ATGAAAAAAACACTGATCTCTTTAACGCTACTAGGCTTACTCAGTGGCTGCAGCCTGGATGGCGACGATGGACAAGCAGGTAAGCAAGGCCTGCAAGGTGAAACAGGCCAGGCGGGCACGGCGGGTGAAAAAGGCGATAAAGGAGACGCTGGCGCACAAGGTGAAACAGGCGCACAAGGCGAAACAGGCGCTCGCATGACAGGTGATCTGTCTGCACAACTGGTAGGCCGTGCCGTATTAAACGTAGCAAGCCCGGAAGGCGCTGCTGAAATCGTCGCTTATCACTCGACCAGTCAGCGTATCTTTGCGCTGGACAGCTCCGGAGACAGACCACAAGTCGCCGTGATTTCAGCCGCACAACTTGATGCCGATAAGCTCAACAAAGACAATCAAGGTGTGATCACTAACACCAACCTCACCGTTACAGAAACGATCGCTGTCAGCGATGTGGTTGCCGCTGATGCAAACAGCCTGACAATTCATGGCGACCTGCTCGCCGTTGCAATGGCGCGCGGAACTGGTGAAACCGGATTTGTGCTGGTCTATGATATTGCAGCACAAACGCCTCAACTGCTGAAATCAGTCGAAGTAGGTTACCTGCCTGATATGGTGACATTTAATCAAGATGGCAGCAAAATTTTGGTGGCCAATGAAGGTGAACCAGCGGACGACTATAGCGTTGACCCGCAAGGCAGTATTGCCATTATAGAGGTCAATAACGGTCAGGTTGCCGATCAGGCTACCCTGTTAGGATTTGAAGCCTTTAATGATCAACAATCCGAGTTACAGGCCCAGGGCGTCGTGTTTGCCAACCCGACCGGGCGCACCATCAAGGGGCAAGCCATCAATACCAGTGTTGCGATGGACCTTGAACCTGAATACGTTACTGTCAGTAAAGACAACCGCTATGCCTATGTCTCATTACAAGAGAACAATGCATTGGCAATCGTTGATTTAAGTGATAACTCACTAACAATAAAGGGCTTGGGTTATAAAGACTGGGGAAAGTGGACTTTGGATGCATCCGACAAAGATGGCGGCATCAATCTGCGTAGCTATCCCGGCTTGTATGGCATGTACCAACCAGACACCATCGCCAGCTATCAGTGGCAAGGCGCGAACTTCATCGTCACAGCTAACGAAGGAGACGGTCGGGAGTATTTCTTCCCTGCTGCCGACGAAGCCGAGTGTACCGCGAATGGCGGACTAGAGTTCGATGAGGACGATGGTTGTCTGGCATATACTGACGAAATCCGTGCTAAAAACCTGACTCTGGCAGATAACTTTGCTTATATCAACAATGACAACGACGACCTGGGTCGTCTAAAAGTGTCCACTGTGATTGGCGATCAGGACAATGATGGCCAGTATGAAAAACTCTACACTTATGGTGCACGCTCATTCTCGATCTGGGATCAACGTGGTGCCCAGGTGTTTGACTCTGGAGACGAGATCGTACGTATCACCACCGCGCTACACGGTGAGCAGTTTAATAATGATGAAGACGCCAATGAAGGCGATACGCGCTCAGACGCCAAAGGCGCTGAGCCAGAAGCGCTGACATTGGGCCAGATAGGTGAACGTACCTACGCCTTTGTCGGATTGGAGCGCATGGGCAGCATTTTAATCTATGATGTCACCAACCCATTCAATGTCACCTTTACCACTTACCTCATCAACCGTGGTCTGGAAGAAGGGGCTGACATTTCGGGAGATCTGGCACCTGAAGGGATGACCTTTGTAAGTGCTGAGCATAGCCCAACCAACACGCCATTGCTGATTGTGGGCAATGAAATTTCCGGCAGCATTGCCGTCTGGTCGCTGACTCAGAAGTAA
- the nhaD gene encoding sodium:proton antiporter NhaD, with amino-acid sequence MKNSLYVLLALIFMLWHPIAISAAANHVATPIDLTSAALGWICIAIFVLAYILVMLEEKLHMRKSKPVLVAAGLIWMLIGGYYVMHDIPELTEHAFRHNLLEFSELMLFLLVAMTYINAMEERRLFDALRVWMVRRGFNFRTLFWLSGFLAFVISPIADNLTTALLMCAVAMKVGQGDKEFINLSCINIVVAANAGGAFSPFGDITTLMVWQAGIVHFAEFFSLFFPALANYLVPAVIMSLFVKNKKPAASDEHIELKRGARRIMVLFLVTIATAVSCHSLLHLPPVLGMMMGLGYLQFFGYFLRTTLPNSLDRKRAEAERAGDQERLKALGNVVPFDVFAKVSRAEWDTLLFFYGIVMCVGGLGFLGYLSLMSEVLYGDWSATAANVFLGVVSAVVDNIPVMFAVLSMQPEMSHGQWLLITLTAGVGGSLLSIGSAAGVALMGQARGYYTFFGHLKWTPVIALGYAASILVHLWLNAELFTVFD; translated from the coding sequence ATGAAAAACTCGCTTTACGTTTTGCTCGCCTTAATCTTTATGCTTTGGCACCCGATAGCGATATCGGCTGCGGCCAACCACGTTGCAACACCCATCGATCTCACCTCGGCCGCCCTTGGCTGGATCTGTATCGCTATCTTTGTACTGGCTTATATTCTGGTCATGTTAGAAGAGAAGCTTCACATGCGTAAATCCAAACCTGTGCTGGTGGCGGCCGGACTGATCTGGATGCTGATCGGCGGCTACTATGTGATGCATGATATCCCTGAGCTGACTGAGCATGCTTTTCGGCATAATTTACTCGAGTTTTCAGAGCTGATGTTATTTTTGCTGGTGGCGATGACTTATATCAATGCCATGGAAGAGCGGCGCTTATTTGATGCTTTACGGGTATGGATGGTACGTCGTGGGTTTAACTTCAGAACTTTGTTTTGGCTCAGCGGCTTTCTGGCGTTCGTCATCTCGCCGATAGCGGATAATCTGACGACGGCCTTGTTAATGTGTGCGGTCGCCATGAAAGTAGGTCAGGGTGACAAAGAATTTATTAACCTCAGCTGCATTAATATTGTTGTGGCGGCGAACGCGGGTGGGGCATTCAGCCCATTCGGTGATATTACCACGCTGATGGTGTGGCAGGCCGGTATCGTGCATTTTGCCGAGTTTTTCTCTTTGTTTTTCCCGGCACTGGCTAATTACCTGGTGCCCGCTGTGATCATGAGCTTGTTCGTAAAGAATAAGAAGCCTGCGGCCAGTGATGAGCACATTGAGCTTAAGCGCGGTGCGCGGCGCATCATGGTGTTGTTTTTAGTGACCATTGCCACGGCGGTTTCTTGCCATAGTTTGTTACACCTGCCACCCGTTCTGGGTATGATGATGGGGCTGGGGTATTTGCAGTTTTTTGGCTATTTTCTACGTACCACTTTACCCAATTCATTAGACAGAAAGCGCGCAGAGGCAGAGCGGGCGGGCGATCAAGAGCGTCTGAAGGCGCTGGGCAATGTAGTGCCTTTTGATGTGTTTGCGAAAGTGTCACGCGCTGAGTGGGATACCTTGCTGTTTTTCTACGGCATCGTGATGTGTGTCGGCGGGCTAGGTTTTCTGGGATATCTGAGCCTGATGTCAGAAGTGTTGTATGGTGACTGGTCCGCGACGGCTGCTAATGTGTTCTTGGGTGTGGTTTCGGCCGTGGTCGATAACATTCCGGTGATGTTTGCCGTACTGTCAATGCAGCCCGAGATGTCCCATGGCCAGTGGTTATTGATCACGCTGACTGCCGGGGTTGGCGGCAGTTTGCTTTCCATTGGCTCGGCGGCGGGCGTGGCATTAATGGGGCAGGCCAGAGGCTATTATACCTTTTTTGGTCACCTGAAATGGACGCCTGTGATAGCATTGGGCTACGCCGCCAGTATCCTGGTGCATTTATGGTTAAACGCCGAGTTATTTACGGTGTTTGATTAA
- the djlA gene encoding co-chaperone DjlA has translation MWGKLLGAGFGFMFGKWLGAILGFYLGHLFDKSLKQDFDKVGGFQGFLNGDDLSERQALFFSSCFSVMGHIAKSNGRVSEVHIRAATAFMDEMALAGDDRREAQHAFRAGKEADFSVKEAVREVREAFARRYDLLQLFLEIQIQMAFSDGHVSQQEQTLLREVSKYLGISQTQFNFLLRRYQAEFRFRQQRAQWQSQQRQSGSQQRQQRDSAREPQSSAVSRSEALAVLGLSDGASDKDIKRAYRKLMAQHHPDKLVSQGLPEHMMEIAKRKSQSIQSAYELLKQKRSS, from the coding sequence ATGTGGGGTAAATTACTGGGTGCTGGCTTTGGTTTTATGTTTGGCAAATGGCTGGGGGCTATTCTCGGCTTTTATCTGGGTCATTTGTTCGACAAAAGCCTGAAACAGGATTTTGACAAAGTGGGCGGATTCCAGGGCTTTTTAAATGGTGACGACCTCAGTGAACGCCAGGCGCTGTTTTTCTCCAGCTGCTTTTCTGTAATGGGCCATATCGCAAAGTCAAATGGCAGAGTCAGCGAGGTGCATATTCGCGCGGCAACGGCTTTTATGGATGAAATGGCATTGGCAGGTGATGATCGACGCGAAGCACAACATGCCTTCAGAGCGGGCAAAGAAGCGGATTTTTCGGTGAAAGAAGCGGTACGGGAAGTCAGAGAAGCCTTTGCCAGGCGTTATGACTTATTGCAGTTGTTTCTGGAAATTCAAATTCAGATGGCGTTTTCGGATGGCCATGTATCACAGCAGGAGCAGACACTGCTGCGCGAAGTGAGCAAGTATCTGGGGATTTCTCAGACTCAATTTAATTTCTTGCTGCGGCGCTATCAGGCTGAGTTCCGTTTTCGTCAGCAGCGTGCTCAATGGCAATCACAGCAACGCCAGAGTGGGAGTCAGCAAAGACAACAGCGTGATTCGGCACGTGAACCTCAATCATCAGCCGTATCGCGGAGCGAAGCGCTTGCGGTATTGGGTCTCAGTGATGGTGCATCGGACAAGGACATCAAACGCGCATATCGCAAACTGATGGCACAGCATCACCCTGACAAGTTGGTATCTCAGGGCCTGCCCGAGCACATGATGGAAATTGCCAAGCGAAAAAGCCAGAGTATTCAGTCCGCGTATGAACTGCTAAAACAAAAACGCAGCAGTTAA
- a CDS encoding ATP-dependent 6-phosphofructokinase, with product MTKIAILTSGGDAPGMNAAIRAIVHSAQHNQYDCIGFFHGYNGLLNDEWQTLTHRDVANVLQFGGTILKSARCRAMCEPQGPKQAVNTLRKHQVDALIVIGGDGSFRGLEAIQAHWEGQVIGLPGTIDNDLAGTDNTIGFATAVTTGTHAIDKIRDTANAFERVFIVEVMGRHSGHIAFHVGLATGAEAILSFENCDSADTKQQLDRLINQIQVQQQYNHDSFVIVLAENFWPGGPQALKAQLAEQADIESAVCVLGHIQRGGSPAPEDRLLATELGLEAVNAVTDNRTGIMIGKQGTALHDVPLSHAISAAKPVDARWIKAQHDVLTEYLIKHRK from the coding sequence ATGACCAAAATTGCAATACTCACCAGCGGGGGCGATGCGCCCGGGATGAATGCCGCTATCCGTGCAATCGTGCACAGCGCTCAGCACAACCAGTATGATTGCATCGGTTTTTTCCATGGCTATAACGGCCTGTTAAACGATGAATGGCAAACTCTGACACATCGGGATGTAGCCAATGTCCTGCAATTTGGCGGCACTATTTTAAAAAGTGCCCGCTGCCGCGCAATGTGCGAACCACAAGGTCCAAAGCAAGCCGTCAATACACTCAGAAAGCACCAGGTTGATGCTTTAATTGTAATTGGAGGAGATGGCTCGTTTAGAGGACTTGAAGCGATACAAGCCCACTGGGAAGGTCAGGTTATTGGCCTGCCCGGGACCATAGACAATGACCTGGCTGGCACAGACAACACCATAGGTTTTGCCACCGCGGTCACGACTGGCACCCATGCCATAGATAAGATCCGCGACACCGCAAACGCCTTTGAGCGCGTGTTTATTGTCGAAGTTATGGGCAGACACAGCGGCCATATTGCCTTTCATGTCGGACTGGCGACCGGCGCGGAGGCCATTCTGTCATTCGAAAATTGTGATTCTGCTGATACCAAACAACAATTGGATCGGCTGATAAACCAGATCCAGGTGCAACAGCAATACAACCACGACAGCTTTGTGATTGTGTTAGCTGAAAACTTCTGGCCCGGCGGGCCTCAGGCCCTCAAAGCACAATTGGCTGAGCAGGCCGATATAGAAAGCGCAGTGTGTGTGCTTGGCCATATCCAGCGTGGTGGCAGCCCGGCACCAGAAGATCGGCTACTGGCCACAGAGTTGGGACTGGAAGCTGTCAATGCGGTAACGGACAACCGAACAGGAATTATGATAGGCAAACAGGGCACTGCATTACACGATGTGCCTCTGTCACATGCGATCAGCGCCGCCAAGCCGGTCGACGCTCGCTGGATTAAGGCACAACATGACGTACTCACCGAGTACTTAATCAAACACCGTAAATAA
- a CDS encoding DUF3530 family protein, whose amino-acid sequence MLNYSRFFLTVSLMINLVVITPTQAAEHQSPPSKSSQFDSDLRYWLSSEKLLTIKDEEQEISVLFSEYMAAPKRGIIVLLPGLEQSQLYNNGLSYLHQALTDDGYDTYTLPVPDLTSNDDLATGIIDGQSNEVKSSAIPVLSELALDNYKAALITRFEALYKTLALRQQEHIAIVAFGNSAGLFAEYLATLPSVRVDALITVSAQLANAQRNSHLPASLSLVAPALLDVFYTFDSPLVLETIDDRRRWARRNSKLDYRQRELFGEQHQPLQHQRLRKELTGFLRRL is encoded by the coding sequence ATGCTTAATTATTCCCGGTTTTTTCTGACAGTCAGTCTGATGATAAACCTGGTCGTGATAACACCGACTCAGGCCGCCGAGCACCAGAGTCCGCCGAGTAAGTCCTCACAATTTGACAGCGATCTACGCTACTGGCTGAGCAGCGAAAAGCTACTAACGATTAAAGATGAAGAGCAGGAAATCTCAGTTTTATTCTCAGAATATATGGCCGCACCAAAACGTGGCATCATTGTTTTGTTGCCAGGGCTGGAGCAAAGCCAGCTCTACAACAATGGCTTAAGTTACTTACATCAGGCGCTAACAGATGATGGCTACGACACATATACTTTGCCGGTACCCGATCTCACAAGTAACGATGACCTTGCTACGGGTATCATTGACGGCCAGTCCAACGAAGTAAAAAGTTCGGCAATCCCAGTGCTCAGTGAACTGGCCCTGGACAATTATAAGGCCGCTTTGATTACAAGGTTTGAAGCCCTCTACAAAACGCTGGCGCTTCGTCAGCAGGAGCACATTGCCATAGTGGCATTTGGCAACAGTGCAGGTCTGTTTGCGGAGTATCTGGCCACTTTGCCCAGCGTTCGAGTCGATGCGCTGATCACCGTGAGCGCTCAGCTGGCCAATGCACAACGAAACAGCCATTTGCCAGCCAGTTTGTCACTGGTCGCGCCAGCCCTGCTGGATGTCTTTTACACGTTCGACAGCCCCCTGGTTCTGGAAACCATAGACGATCGTCGCCGCTGGGCCAGACGCAACAGCAAGCTCGATTATCGCCAAAGAGAGCTTTTTGGAGAGCAGCATCAGCCTTTACAACATCAACGACTACGTAAAGAATTAACCGGGTTTTTGCGCCGGCTTTAG
- a CDS encoding DUF368 domain-containing protein, with amino-acid sequence MESALSNKTDTKRDFIWLFFKGAGMGAADVVPGVSGGTIAFITGIYARLLGAIKSVNLDAIKTLRSNGLKAAWQHIDGTFLVVLFAGLLTSAASLAKLITYLLEHHQLFVWSFFFGLIIASFIHVGKQVSRWGLPTISACLAGAAIAYMITSLAPAEAVPQTWYYFAAGAIAICAMILPGISGSFILLLLGMYGHVLSAVNEMQVMLIALFLGGCVVGLMAFSRLLSWLLSRFEQVTFALLCGFLLGSLNLLWPWKQVLTTYTNSKGIEKPLTQANVLPGEFARLSGQEPYVMSCVLLALAGLALILMIERISRKDA; translated from the coding sequence ATGGAGAGTGCTTTGAGCAATAAAACTGACACCAAACGTGATTTTATCTGGTTGTTTTTTAAAGGGGCAGGTATGGGCGCCGCCGACGTAGTACCGGGTGTGTCCGGTGGCACCATTGCGTTTATTACCGGTATTTATGCCCGTCTGCTTGGGGCAATTAAAAGTGTCAATCTGGACGCCATTAAAACACTCCGAAGCAATGGATTAAAGGCAGCGTGGCAACATATAGACGGCACTTTTTTGGTGGTGTTATTTGCAGGTTTGCTGACCAGTGCCGCTTCTTTGGCGAAACTTATTACTTACTTACTTGAGCATCATCAGCTGTTTGTTTGGTCGTTCTTTTTTGGCCTGATCATCGCCTCGTTTATTCATGTCGGCAAGCAAGTCTCTCGCTGGGGCCTGCCAACCATAAGTGCGTGCTTGGCAGGTGCGGCCATTGCTTATATGATCACCTCTTTGGCGCCTGCCGAAGCGGTGCCCCAGACCTGGTATTATTTTGCCGCTGGTGCAATCGCAATTTGTGCCATGATTTTACCCGGCATTTCCGGTAGCTTTATCTTATTATTACTGGGAATGTATGGCCATGTACTCAGTGCGGTCAATGAGATGCAGGTGATGTTGATCGCTTTGTTCTTGGGGGGATGTGTGGTCGGCCTGATGGCATTTTCACGTCTGTTGTCATGGTTACTTAGTCGCTTTGAGCAGGTCACCTTTGCTTTGCTGTGTGGATTCTTGCTGGGTTCACTGAACTTATTGTGGCCCTGGAAGCAAGTGTTAACCACTTACACTAACTCCAAGGGGATAGAGAAGCCGTTAACGCAAGCAAATGTGTTGCCGGGAGAGTTTGCTCGCTTATCCGGCCAGGAACCTTACGTAATGAGTTGCGTTTTATTAGCTTTGGCGGGCTTAGCCCTGATCCTGATGATTGAGCGGATCAGCCGTAAAGATGCTTAG
- a CDS encoding aminoglycoside phosphotransferase family protein, which translates to MTPSQSPEVALRAQARAAFLHNHYHALPEQVTALDGDASFRRYFRVTHQSQSFILLDVAPEVGDVTAFVELNTMFSQGKIRVPHIIAADCALGFVLLEDLGSEHLADRLTTASEVQGYYESLIDMLPDIARLPASPHMKPYDAAFIEMELDIFSEWLLTNWLGFEPVKIWCQQWTELKQALIGNMLAQTQVTMHRDFHSRNLMWHNHQWVVIDYQDAVQGPVTYDVVSLLKDCYYRLPEAQLAHLQRYSFEVLREAGLLPPHSHFAKYQEQLALTGLQRHLKAAGIFARLYLRDGKPGYLHNILPTLQYIYETAKCVEAFQWLATSLQSEIIPLVQAKLEQQK; encoded by the coding sequence ATGACCCCAAGCCAGTCACCAGAGGTTGCGCTAAGAGCGCAGGCCCGCGCGGCCTTTTTGCACAATCATTATCATGCGTTACCGGAACAGGTAACTGCCCTTGACGGAGACGCCAGTTTTCGTCGCTATTTTCGTGTTACGCACCAGAGTCAGTCGTTTATTTTGCTTGATGTGGCCCCTGAGGTAGGAGACGTCACGGCATTTGTTGAGCTGAACACGATGTTTAGTCAGGGCAAAATTAGGGTGCCACATATTATTGCGGCAGATTGTGCGCTTGGGTTTGTGTTGTTAGAAGATTTGGGCTCTGAGCATCTGGCCGACCGGCTTACTACAGCGTCTGAGGTGCAGGGGTACTATGAATCCTTGATTGATATGTTGCCTGACATTGCCCGCCTGCCAGCTAGCCCACATATGAAGCCCTATGATGCGGCTTTTATTGAAATGGAATTGGATATATTCAGTGAGTGGCTACTCACTAATTGGTTGGGTTTTGAACCAGTGAAGATCTGGTGCCAACAATGGACCGAGCTGAAGCAGGCGCTGATCGGTAATATGCTGGCACAGACGCAGGTGACTATGCACCGGGATTTTCACAGTCGCAACCTCATGTGGCACAACCACCAGTGGGTAGTGATAGATTATCAGGATGCGGTACAGGGTCCGGTAACGTATGACGTGGTATCCTTGCTTAAAGATTGTTATTACAGATTGCCTGAGGCGCAGTTGGCCCATTTGCAACGTTACAGTTTTGAGGTATTGCGTGAAGCCGGGCTGCTGCCACCGCATAGTCACTTTGCTAAATACCAGGAGCAACTGGCACTGACTGGGTTACAGCGCCACCTCAAGGCGGCTGGGATCTTTGCGCGTTTATATTTACGAGATGGCAAGCCTGGTTATTTACATAACATTCTGCCAACTTTGCAGTACATTTATGAGACAGCAAAGTGTGTTGAGGCATTTCAATGGCTTGCAACTAGTTTGCAATCCGAGATAATACCCTTGGTACAGGCTAAGCTGGAACAACAAAAATGA
- the murU gene encoding N-acetylmuramate alpha-1-phosphate uridylyltransferase MurU, with translation MKAMILAAGRGKRMMPLTATMPKPLLEVAGKPLLEYHIKRLADAGITDIVINLAWQGEKIRDYFADGSAFGVSIQYSDEPEGGLETAGGIVRALPLLCDDADTFIVINGDIYTDYAVHDLSRLHLLPGEAHLVLVENPPHNPDGDFPLAHQSASTQAYTFAGIGLYHKNFFNQVKEQFVALGPMLRAGLAQGGISTELYLGQWHDIGTPERLVEINSAVEQTHVG, from the coding sequence ATGAAAGCAATGATTTTGGCCGCAGGGCGAGGCAAGCGGATGATGCCGCTGACGGCGACTATGCCAAAGCCCTTGCTTGAGGTTGCAGGTAAGCCCTTACTGGAATACCACATAAAACGGTTGGCAGATGCAGGCATCACCGACATCGTCATTAACCTGGCTTGGCAAGGTGAAAAAATACGTGATTACTTCGCTGATGGCAGTGCGTTTGGTGTGTCTATTCAATACAGTGATGAACCTGAAGGGGGGCTGGAAACAGCAGGTGGTATCGTCCGGGCTTTGCCTTTATTGTGTGATGATGCAGACACCTTTATTGTGATCAACGGCGACATTTATACGGATTATGCTGTGCATGACTTGTCTCGTTTGCACCTGTTACCTGGTGAAGCACACCTGGTATTGGTAGAAAACCCACCTCATAACCCGGACGGAGATTTCCCACTGGCACATCAGAGTGCCTCTACTCAGGCTTATACGTTTGCAGGTATTGGTTTGTATCACAAAAACTTTTTTAACCAAGTGAAGGAACAATTTGTTGCTTTGGGTCCTATGCTCAGAGCCGGTCTGGCGCAAGGGGGGATTTCAACGGAGCTGTATTTGGGGCAATGGCACGATATTGGCACGCCTGAGCGGTTAGTTGAGATCAACAGTGCAGTGGAGCAGACACATGTGGGGTAA